One window from the genome of Cyprinus carpio isolate SPL01 chromosome B1, ASM1834038v1, whole genome shotgun sequence encodes:
- the LOC109071361 gene encoding uncharacterized protein LOC109071361 yields MYKVGMLKLLTTVALLTVASVLDAAPLMPREPDAFGEPADGDPQRNIEENAAQATRIFEKLLKTRPMTTFPDGDGKTVAMKALDEIITVTSSPNIRDKTLDTGANNPLKTLTLLSDGHEEIGDGSLRIDRMTSSPDSQRQEEKDRLFRLSKLIDSHEHSDAPSAAEQSELGKMLSALEELHKLMNSTLSHRITFITRGNSNGRSTGKKNKMPVTDGNMKSTTATTIDSGEISPKASTDQMDPKLSGKAIKKSLPSAKKTNKRVCFWKYCSQN; encoded by the exons ATGTATAAGGTGGGCATGTTGAAACTATTGACCACAGTTGCTCTGCTGACTGTTGCTTCGGTGTTGGATGCTGCTCCGCTGATGCCTAGAGAACCAGATGCTTTTGGAGAACCAGCTGATGGAG ATCCACAGAGGAATATTGAGGAAAATGCAGCACAAGCGACGAGGATTTTCGAGAAGCTACTGAAGACCAGACCAATGACGACATTTCCAGACGGAGATGGAAAAACCGTAGCGATGAAAGCATTAGATGAAATAATTACAGTGACAAGTAGCCCAAATATCAGAGACAAAACCTTAGACACGGGTGCCAATAATCCATTAAAGACACTAACACTTCTTTCTGATGGACACGAGGAGATTGGTGATGGATCTCTGAGGATTGACCGCATGACCAGTTCACCTGATTCCCAGCGGCAAGAGGAGAAGGACAGACTGTTCAGACTGTCCAAGCTGATTGATTCACACGAGCACAGCGACGCTCCGTCAGCAGCCGAACAATCAGAGCTGGGGAAGATGCTGAGTGCACTTGAAGAGCTTCACAAGTTAATGAACAGCACACTGAGCCATCGAATCACCTTCATAACCAGAG gAAATAGCAACGGACGAAGTACTGGGAAGAAGAACAAAATG CCAGTTACAGATGGAAACATGAAATCCACCACAGCGACCACTATAGACAGCGGTGAGATTTCACCGAAGGCCAGCACTGACCAGATGGATCCCAAACTCAGCGGAAAAGCCATTAAAAAGTCTCTTCCATCAGCTAAGAAAACCAACAAGCGAG TGTGCTTCTGGAAGTACTGCTCTCAGAACTGA
- the LOC122135907 gene encoding chloride intracellular channel protein 4-like: MKASESSDAHFQEPPKPLGSRVRRGSSEGEVNIKAKGQEVIMANGCPGLAAVVQQEEEKPPENTTKMENPAQQEGSPHDLQISLYVKAGSDGESIGNCPFSQRLFMILWLKGVIFNVTTVDLKRKPADLQDLAPGTNPPFMTFNGEVLVDVNKIEEFLEERLAPPRYLLSLHLPLPFKRFFQINPGTFFKFPKLAAKHPESNTAGIDVFAKFSAYIKNPRKEAKEGLEKALLKSLKRLDEYLQMPLAEEIDANSVDDPGVSTRSFLDGPDLTLADCNLLPKLHIIKIVARKYRGFEIPAEMTGVWRYLNNAYKREEFMNTCPAEREIEFAYLDVAKKIK; encoded by the exons ATGAAGGCCAGCGAGAGCTCAGATGCCCATTTCCAAGAGCCGCCGAAGCCCCTCGGCAGTCGGGTCAGACGCGGGAGCAGTGAAGGGGAGGTGAACATCAAGGCCAAAGGTCAAGAGGTCATTATGGCGAATGGATGCCCTGGGCTAGCTGCTGTAGTTCAACAGGAAGAGGAAAAACCCCCGGAAAATACGACAAAGATGGAGAATCCAGCTCAACAGGAGGGCAGTCCACATGACCTGCAGATCTCCCTCTATGTGAAG gccGGCAGTGATGGAGAGAGTATCGGGAACTGTCCGTTCTCTCAGAGACTCTTCATGATCCTCTGGCTGAAAGGAGTCATCTTCAACGTCACCACTGTGGACCTCAAGAG AAAGCCGGCGGATCTGCAGGATCTCGCTCCAGGAACCAACCCTCCATTCATGACCTTCAACGGAGAGGTGCTTGTGGACGTCAACAAGATCGAGGAGTTTCTCGAGGAGCGACTGGCCCCACCACGGTACCTACTATCGCTTCACCTGCCATTGCCATTTAAAAGATTCTTCCAAATTAACCCTGGTACATTTTTTAAGTTCCCAAAGTTGGCAGCAAAGCATCCAGAATCCAACACAGCAGGAATAGATGTATTTGCCAAGTTTTCTGCCTACATCAAGAACCCTCGTAAAGAAGCTAAGGAGG gtCTGGAGAAAGCTCTTCTGAAGTCTCTGAAGAGGTTGGATGAGTATTTGCAGATGCCGCTGGCCGAGGAAATAGATGCCAACAGCGTAGATGATCCCGGTGTGTCCACACGCAGTTTTCTGGATGGACCGGACCTCACGCTGGCCGACTGCAACCTGCTGCCCAAACTACACATCATTAAG ATTGTTGCCAGGAAGTACAGGGGTTTTGAGATTCCTGCTGAGATGACCGGGGTGTGGCGATATTTGAATAATGCTTACAAGAGAGAGGAGTTCATGAACACCTGCCCTGCTGAGCGTGAGATCGAGTTCGCTTACCTGGACGTCGCCAAAAAGATCAAATAA